The window GTGTCCACATGATCGACGGCAAGATGCAGGACGACGCCACCTGGAAGCAGTGCAAGGTGATGGTCGAACTGGCCGAGATGCTGGCCGCAAAGGATCCGGAGCTCAAGGAGCAGTACGGCTTCTAGGGCAGTTTGTACAAGTCCGCCTCGACAGCCCTGCGGGTCCGTTACAACGAATGCGACCCGCTGGGCGTGGTCTTCAACGCCAACTACCTCGTTTACGCCGATCTGGCAATCAACGAGCTCTGGCGGGAGCATCTCGGCGGCTACGAAAGCATGATGGAGGACGGCCTCGACCTCGCAGTTGTCGAAGTCAACCTCCGCTATTTCATGCCGCTGCGCTTCGACGACGAATTCATTGCCGAGGTGCGGGTCGAGCAGATCGGCACCAAATCGATGACCACGGCGTTCACGCTCTCTCGCGACGACGACGAGTTTGCCGCCGGGACGCTCGCCTACGTCTGTGTCGACTCCGCGTCGAACGAATCACGACCGGTCCCCGACTCGATCCGGGACGCGCTCACCAACTGAGTCAGGCGATCGAGGGAGCCTCGGGCAGATTGGCCATTGCCCGGTCGAGATCCTCCTGAGGTAGCTCGAAGTCTTCCAGGTCGCCGGCCATGTAGGCCCCGTAGGCAGCCAGATCGAGATGTCCGTGACCGGAGAGTCCGACCAGGATGACCCGCTCCTCACCGGCCTGTTTGGCCGCTTCGGCTTCCTCGATCGCCGCTCGCAGGGCATGGGCCGGCTCGGGACCGGGAATGATGCCCTCGGCGCGGGCGAAGCGCACGGCCGCGTCGAAGGCGGCCCCCTGAGGAATTGCGGTCGCCTCAACCATGCCCGCCTTGACCAGCGCACAGAGGCTGGGCGCGTCGCCGTGGTAGCGCAGCCCTCCCGAATGAACCGGAGGCGGCACAAAGTCATGACCGAGCGTGTACATGGGCATCAGCGGGGTCATGCCCACGGTGTCTCCATAGTCGTAGGCGTAAAC of the Thermoleophilia bacterium genome contains:
- a CDS encoding CoA ester lyase; amino-acid sequence: VHMIDGKMQDDATWKQCKVMVELAEMLAAKDPELKEQYGF
- a CDS encoding acyl-CoA thioesterase produces the protein MYKSASTALRVRYNECDPLGVVFNANYLVYADLAINELWREHLGGYESMMEDGLDLAVVEVNLRYFMPLRFDDEFIAEVRVEQIGTKSMTTAFTLSRDDDEFAAGTLAYVCVDSASNESRPVPDSIRDALTN